One genomic region from Leptospira tipperaryensis encodes:
- a CDS encoding sensor domain-containing diguanylate cyclase — MNFRKEYNLENFVRLSLDLISIQRLDGTVLQVNPSFERILGWTEQDLLGKNPFDLLHPEDLESTLKEISKLNQGVPTISFQNRYRCADGKYKYFEWSSFPDLKAGLLYTSGRDITELVESNRKISQLAAELKEANDRLFEQASTDPLTKIKNRRAFSEDLHYLIHLTQRQEGQISLMMIDADHFKEYNDQFGHPEGDQVLVQLAGLLLKTTRESDIVARYGGEEFIIALPNTSVEEAIPIAETLAKTIREYSWEKKGITISVGISTIQFHSSLIAEKMDFPKFLIENADKALYHSKVNGRNQVTHHSLIPPDSLLPCSRSKFDFTNSD; from the coding sequence ATGAACTTCCGGAAAGAATATAATCTTGAAAACTTTGTAAGACTTTCTTTGGATCTGATCTCGATTCAAAGATTGGACGGAACCGTCCTCCAAGTAAATCCTTCCTTTGAAAGAATCCTCGGATGGACCGAGCAGGATCTCCTCGGGAAAAATCCGTTTGATCTTTTGCATCCCGAAGATCTTGAATCCACACTCAAAGAAATCTCGAAATTGAACCAGGGAGTTCCGACCATTTCCTTTCAAAATCGATACCGATGCGCGGACGGAAAGTATAAATATTTTGAGTGGTCTTCCTTTCCGGATCTAAAGGCCGGATTGTTGTACACCTCCGGCCGCGACATCACCGAGCTTGTCGAATCCAATCGAAAAATCAGTCAACTCGCCGCAGAGCTCAAGGAAGCAAACGATCGTTTGTTCGAACAAGCCTCGACCGATCCTCTGACAAAGATTAAAAATAGAAGGGCTTTCAGCGAAGATTTGCATTATCTCATTCATCTTACGCAAAGACAAGAAGGCCAAATTTCACTGATGATGATCGACGCAGATCATTTCAAAGAATACAACGATCAATTCGGTCATCCGGAAGGAGATCAGGTTTTGGTTCAACTTGCGGGTCTACTTCTAAAAACGACGAGAGAAAGTGATATCGTCGCGCGTTACGGAGGGGAAGAATTCATAATTGCTCTTCCGAACACATCGGTGGAAGAAGCCATTCCAATCGCGGAAACATTGGCCAAAACGATTCGAGAGTATTCTTGGGAAAAAAAGGGAATCACGATCAGCGTCGGAATTTCGACGATTCAGTTTCATTCTTCCCTGATTGCTGAAAAAATGGATTTCCCGAAATTTCTAATAGAGAACGCGGACAAGGCCTTATATCATTCAAAAGTCAACGGAAGAAATCAAGTAACTCATCACTCACTCATTCCTCCGGACAGTTTGCTTCCTTGTTCTCGTTCAAAGTTCGATTTTACGAATTCGGATTGA